One part of the Streptomyces lydicus genome encodes these proteins:
- a CDS encoding substrate-binding domain-containing protein, whose protein sequence is MRARLRTAGAVLAGLCLLAGPVACGEAGEAHRPGGPASGPPRIGVLLPDNTSRMYHFDKPLINQKIHQLCGDCRVETVSAQHDVATQQRQMDAMITKRADVLILDAVDSKSLRAPVENARRAGIHVVAYDRLVEGPVSGYVSFDGAKVGRLQAAALLRALGPKARTSQIVMMNGAETDPNSAWFKRGALSVLQGRVRIGKAYDTAEWRPEAANANMSAAISALGADHINGVYAANDGLAGGVIAALKAAKIDPLPPVTGQDAELSAIQRIVAGEQYMTVLKPFKPEAGAAATMAVMLARGQQLGAFARYHVSSPTTHGIPAVLLTPLPVTVQHIKDTVVRIGMYTVAQICTPKYASACAKAGLTR, encoded by the coding sequence GTGAGAGCGCGGCTGCGGACTGCCGGGGCGGTCCTGGCCGGACTGTGTCTGCTCGCCGGACCGGTGGCGTGCGGGGAGGCCGGCGAGGCGCACCGGCCCGGCGGTCCCGCCTCCGGCCCCCCGCGGATCGGGGTGCTGTTGCCGGACAACACCTCGCGGATGTACCACTTCGACAAGCCGCTGATCAACCAGAAGATCCATCAGCTGTGCGGTGACTGCCGGGTGGAGACCGTCAGCGCGCAGCACGACGTGGCCACCCAGCAGCGGCAGATGGACGCGATGATCACCAAGCGGGCGGACGTGCTCATCCTCGACGCCGTCGACTCCAAGTCGCTGCGCGCCCCGGTCGAGAACGCGCGCCGGGCCGGTATCCACGTCGTCGCCTACGACCGTCTCGTGGAGGGACCGGTCTCGGGCTACGTCTCCTTCGACGGCGCGAAGGTGGGCCGGCTCCAGGCCGCGGCCCTGCTGAGGGCGCTCGGCCCCAAGGCGCGCACGTCCCAGATCGTGATGATGAACGGCGCCGAGACGGACCCCAACTCCGCCTGGTTCAAGCGCGGCGCGCTCTCCGTCCTCCAGGGCAGGGTGCGGATCGGCAAGGCGTACGACACGGCGGAGTGGCGGCCTGAAGCGGCCAACGCCAACATGTCGGCGGCCATCTCGGCCCTCGGCGCCGACCACATCAACGGCGTCTACGCCGCCAACGACGGTCTCGCCGGCGGCGTCATCGCCGCGCTGAAGGCCGCGAAGATCGATCCGCTGCCCCCGGTCACCGGACAGGACGCCGAACTCTCCGCCATCCAGCGCATCGTCGCGGGCGAGCAGTACATGACCGTCCTCAAGCCCTTCAAGCCCGAGGCGGGCGCCGCCGCCACGATGGCCGTGATGCTCGCCCGCGGTCAGCAGCTCGGCGCCTTCGCCCGGTACCACGTCAGCAGCCCCACCACCCACGGCATCCCGGCCGTGCTGCTGACCCCGCTGCCGGTGACCGTGCAGCACATCAAGGACACCGTGGTCCGGATCGGCATGTACACCGTCGCCCAGATCTGCACCCCCAAGTACGCGTCCGCCTGCGCGAAGGCGGGGCTGACCAGGTAA
- a CDS encoding zinc-dependent alcohol dehydrogenase family protein: MAGLTADVPSPVPGRDAVSGWAVHRPGPITSGPLASVRRPLPEPGPRELLLDVEACGVCRTDLHLAEGDLPPRRPETVPGHEIVGRVAAAGDAVTGFRVGDRAGGAWLRSTCGMCRYCRAGRENLCPASRYTGWDADGGFATRTLVPADYAYPLPDGQDATQLAPLLCAGIIGYRALRRSALPPGGRLGIYGFGASAHLTAQLAVAEGARVHVLTRGAQARELALGLGASSAGGAYDRPPEPLDSAILFAPVGDLVPVALEALDRSGTLAVAGIHLTDIPALNYQRHLFQERNLRSVTSNTRADGTEFLRAAAQVGIQVTVSPYQLSRAPEALADLAAGRVHGAAVLIPG, from the coding sequence ATGGCTGGCCTGACGGCTGACGTCCCGTCGCCGGTCCCCGGCCGGGACGCGGTGTCCGGCTGGGCCGTCCACCGGCCCGGCCCGATCACCTCCGGTCCTCTGGCGTCGGTACGGCGCCCGCTGCCGGAGCCCGGCCCGCGGGAGCTGCTGCTCGACGTCGAGGCGTGCGGGGTCTGCCGTACGGATCTGCACCTGGCCGAGGGGGACCTGCCGCCGCGGCGCCCGGAGACCGTACCGGGGCACGAGATCGTCGGCCGGGTGGCAGCCGCCGGCGACGCGGTCACCGGGTTCCGGGTCGGCGACCGGGCCGGCGGGGCCTGGCTGCGGAGCACCTGCGGCATGTGCCGGTACTGCCGCGCCGGCCGGGAGAACCTCTGCCCGGCCTCGCGGTACACCGGCTGGGACGCCGACGGCGGCTTCGCCACCCGCACCCTCGTCCCGGCCGACTACGCCTATCCGCTCCCCGACGGGCAGGACGCGACCCAGCTGGCGCCGCTGCTGTGCGCGGGCATCATCGGCTACCGGGCGCTGCGCCGCAGTGCCCTGCCGCCGGGCGGCCGGCTGGGCATCTACGGGTTCGGGGCCTCGGCGCACCTGACCGCGCAGCTCGCGGTGGCCGAGGGGGCGCGGGTCCATGTGCTGACCCGCGGCGCGCAGGCCCGTGAGCTCGCGCTCGGGCTGGGCGCGTCCTCGGCCGGCGGCGCCTACGACCGGCCGCCCGAGCCGCTGGACTCCGCCATCCTCTTCGCACCGGTGGGTGATCTGGTGCCGGTGGCGCTGGAGGCGCTGGACCGCTCGGGCACCCTCGCCGTGGCGGGCATCCACCTCACCGACATCCCCGCCCTCAACTACCAGCGCCACCTCTTCCAGGAACGGAACCTGCGCAGCGTCACCTCCAACACCCGGGCGGACGGCACGGAGTTCCTGCGGGCGGCCGCCCAGGTGGGCATCCAAGTCACCGTCAGTCCCTACCAGTTGAGCCGTGCGCCGGAGGCGCTGGCCGACCTGGCCGCCGGGCGGGTGCACGGGGCGGCGGTGCTGATTCCCGGCTGA
- a CDS encoding SpoIIE family protein phosphatase, which produces MTARVLGSSGAELTAVYVPAEGDGDLQLAEMVGGSGVPYQLPTRFPLSGNSPVATAYRTGRPQWLSAAELAEHGVTTTPPGPDRGNGAGRPPAEVSVGVLPLGGEAKRLGCLVVVDQAPDAFDADHRHLLELHADQVAAGLEAIAARVMARTERRSLLGPGLDTLRGGAFTLVLHTGQMRADDQVLELFGIAPRDFDQRVETLLERTAPDDIPALMSIVEPGGVPVTGQQLSFRIRRPNGELRWLSLRCRVLVGADGMPERMLGVVADASYLRPTADEVSIVQRLSTALAGATTVRDVSRTVTATLRAPLAAARIAVAELEADRIVVKLLDPPEPKSWPAWWQAEWRSEWPDASCHALPTLEHVLRAGHVALWPPAAELEPGLAGIGPGGLAVLPLPADGRVVGVCLVGWDEEHGFGPEERSLLTATAGLVGQALVRAHALDAGHELATMLQRSLLPRKLPELGGAVTAVRYLPATMGLEVGGDWYDVIPLSDGHVALVIGDVEGHSAGAATIMGQMRTAIRAYAVEGHPPDVVVAHANRLLLGMETDLFATCCYVDLDMEEGIAWFVRAGHLPPLLRYPDGSTEELTVEGGPPLGVAGDGEFPLTEIGLSPGTVLVLLTDGLAESASLPLEDGIRRVREVLAAADPADAGRLADDLLGSAKRRDDDVAVLVLRYDGMRVRPTRARWAVWRLPDAVMHARRFTARTLRTWGVTEELDVALLVVSELVTNAIAHTQGEVQLDLTLAADRLRIAVNDASPRTPVKPASVDWEATGGRGLLLVEAMSSSWGSVPLSGGKQVWSEIGLQPGERIGAADG; this is translated from the coding sequence GTGACCGCGCGGGTCCTTGGGTCTTCCGGGGCTGAGCTGACCGCCGTCTACGTGCCGGCCGAAGGGGACGGCGATCTTCAGCTGGCCGAGATGGTCGGTGGCTCCGGCGTCCCCTACCAACTGCCGACGCGCTTCCCGCTGTCCGGCAACTCTCCGGTCGCCACGGCCTACCGCACCGGCCGCCCGCAATGGCTGAGCGCGGCCGAACTCGCCGAGCACGGTGTCACCACCACTCCCCCGGGCCCGGACCGGGGCAACGGCGCCGGGCGCCCGCCGGCGGAGGTCTCGGTCGGGGTGCTGCCGCTGGGCGGCGAGGCCAAGCGACTCGGCTGCCTGGTCGTCGTGGACCAGGCGCCGGACGCCTTCGACGCCGACCACCGGCACCTTCTGGAGCTGCACGCCGACCAGGTCGCGGCCGGGCTGGAGGCGATCGCGGCGCGGGTGATGGCCCGCACCGAGCGGCGGTCGCTGCTGGGGCCGGGCCTGGACACCCTGCGCGGCGGCGCGTTCACGCTGGTGCTGCACACCGGCCAGATGCGCGCGGACGACCAGGTGCTGGAGCTGTTCGGGATCGCGCCCCGGGACTTCGACCAGCGGGTGGAGACGCTGCTGGAGCGCACCGCGCCGGACGACATCCCGGCGCTGATGTCGATCGTGGAACCGGGCGGGGTGCCGGTGACCGGCCAGCAGCTGTCGTTCCGCATCCGCCGGCCCAACGGCGAGCTGCGGTGGCTGAGTCTGCGCTGCCGGGTGCTGGTCGGCGCGGACGGCATGCCGGAGCGGATGCTGGGAGTGGTCGCGGACGCCTCGTACCTGCGGCCCACCGCCGACGAGGTCTCCATCGTGCAGCGGCTGTCGACCGCGCTGGCCGGTGCGACGACCGTACGCGACGTCAGCCGGACGGTGACCGCGACGCTGCGCGCGCCACTGGCCGCCGCGCGGATCGCGGTCGCCGAGCTGGAGGCCGACCGGATCGTGGTGAAGCTGCTCGATCCGCCGGAGCCGAAGTCCTGGCCCGCGTGGTGGCAGGCCGAATGGCGTTCCGAGTGGCCCGACGCCTCCTGCCACGCGCTGCCCACCCTGGAGCACGTCCTGCGGGCCGGTCATGTGGCCCTGTGGCCGCCGGCGGCGGAGCTCGAACCGGGCCTGGCCGGCATCGGCCCCGGTGGGCTGGCCGTCCTGCCGCTGCCGGCCGACGGCCGGGTGGTCGGGGTGTGCCTGGTCGGCTGGGACGAGGAGCACGGGTTCGGGCCGGAGGAGCGGTCGCTGCTGACCGCGACCGCGGGCCTGGTGGGGCAGGCCCTGGTGCGCGCCCACGCGCTGGACGCCGGGCACGAGCTCGCGACGATGCTGCAGCGCAGCCTGCTGCCCCGCAAGCTGCCCGAGCTGGGCGGCGCGGTGACCGCGGTGCGCTATCTGCCGGCCACGATGGGGCTGGAGGTCGGCGGCGACTGGTACGACGTCATTCCGCTGTCGGACGGCCATGTGGCCCTGGTGATCGGTGATGTGGAGGGGCACAGCGCGGGCGCCGCGACGATCATGGGTCAGATGCGCACGGCCATCAGGGCCTACGCGGTGGAGGGCCACCCGCCCGACGTGGTGGTCGCGCACGCCAACCGGCTACTGCTGGGCATGGAGACCGATCTCTTCGCCACCTGCTGCTATGTGGACCTGGACATGGAGGAGGGCATCGCCTGGTTCGTGCGGGCCGGGCATCTGCCGCCGCTGCTGCGGTATCCCGACGGCAGCACGGAGGAGTTGACCGTGGAGGGCGGGCCGCCGCTCGGGGTGGCCGGGGACGGCGAATTCCCGCTGACCGAGATCGGGCTGTCCCCCGGCACCGTGCTGGTGCTGCTCACCGACGGGCTGGCCGAGTCGGCCAGCCTCCCCCTGGAGGACGGCATCCGCCGGGTACGGGAGGTGCTCGCCGCGGCGGACCCCGCCGACGCCGGGCGGCTCGCCGACGACCTGCTCGGCAGCGCCAAACGGCGCGACGACGACGTGGCCGTGCTGGTCCTGCGCTACGACGGGATGCGGGTCCGCCCGACCCGGGCCCGCTGGGCGGTCTGGCGGCTTCCCGACGCCGTCATGCACGCCCGCCGGTTCACCGCCCGCACCCTGCGCACCTGGGGCGTGACGGAGGAGCTGGACGTGGCGCTGCTGGTGGTGTCGGAGCTGGTCACCAATGCCATCGCGCACACCCAGGGCGAGGTGCAGCTGGACCTGACGCTGGCCGCCGACCGGCTGCGGATCGCGGTGAACGACGCCTCGCCGCGCACCCCCGTCAAGCCGGCCAGCGTGGACTGGGAGGCGACCGGCGGCCGCGGGCTGCTGCTGGTCGAGGCGATGTCGTCGTCGTGGGGCTCGGTGCCGCTGAGCGGCGGCAAGCAGGTGTGGAGCGAGATCGGCCTGCAGCCGGGCGAGCGGATCGGCGCGGCGGACGGGTGA